The Actinomycetota bacterium genome includes the window ATCTTCTTTTTCTTTTCTGTTTTAAATATGAAAGTATTTTAATCGCTGCCTTCATTGATGTTGGATTGGCATTATAAGAATCATTAATTAACAAAATATTCTTCTTACCCTCCTCTATCTGCATTCTCATTTTAAATGGTTTAACAGATTCTAATCCCTTCTTAATTTGATTAAGATCCATTTCATAACTTATACCCACTGCTGCTGCAGCTAAAGAATTTAAAACATACTGATCCCCAGTTATTGGAAGACTTATATCTACTTCCCTATCCTTAAAACATAGTTTAAATCTTGGTTTAGCCATTTCATCTAATGTAATATCTTTGGCTGAAACTTGACTATCATTACTTAACCCATAATTAACTACTTCTGAATTGCTGATTGATGAGAATAATGTATACCATTTATCATCCCGACAAAGGATAGTAACACCATCTTTTGGAATTGCTTTAATCAATTCACTTTTTGCTTTAACAATGTTTTCAACTGACCCCAAAAGTTCAATGTGCGTATTATTAATCAAAGTCATTACTCCTATTTTTGGTTTGCAAATTTTAGCTAAACGAGCAATTTGATTTAATCCCCTCATTGCTAATTCTAATATTAAAATCTTAATGTCGTCATTATATGAAAGAATGGTAAGCGGTACTCCAATTTCATTATTATAATTTTCAGGAGCACATCCCACTTTAAATTTTTGTTTTAACACTGATCTGATTATTTCCTTGGTAACAGTTTTTCCAATACTACCAGTTATTGCAACAACTTCATACCTGCTTATTTTTCTTACATATTTAGCCATCTCTTCCAATGCTTCTTGAGTATTCTCAACGAGTATAATTATCTTATTTAAATATATTTCTCTTTTGAAATTAAGCCTATTTTCATCCATTGATGTTAAAAAGCCAATAGCTCCTTTTGATAGAGCTTCATTAATAAATTGATGACCATCGCATTTTTCACCCAAAAGTGGTATAAAAAAATCTCCTTTATTTAGAGTTCTACTATCGATAGAAATACTCTTTATAATAGACTTGGGATTCCCAGAAATAATCTTTCCTTTTATTACTTTTGTTAGTTCTTTTAAACTTAATTCCATTCTGATTTCATCTCCCTTAACATTTCTCTGGAAATCTCTCTATCATCAAATTCAATAGAGTAATTTGAAAACTGTTGATAATTTTCATGTCCTTTACCTAAAATGAGAACAGTATCCCCCATATTTGCCTTTTTTAATGCAATCTCTATAGCCTTTTTACGATCTAATTCAATTAAATAAGAATGTTTAGCTTTTGTTTTTAATATACCTTTTTTAATTTCAGATGAAATCACTTCTTCTTTTTCTGAGCGTGGATTGTCTGAAGTAATAATTACAAAATCACTTAATCTTCCTGATATCTCTCCCATTATTGGTCTTTTTGCCTTATCCCTATCTCCACCACATCCAAAAAGTGAAATTATTTTCCCTTTGGAAAGCTTCCTGACAGTCTTTATTATACTCTTTATACCAGCAGGAGTATGGGCATAGTCCACAATTACAGAAAACGGTTGACCTTCATCTATTTTTTCGAATCTTCCAGGTATATTTTTTATGAGTTCAATTCCCTTTTTAATGTCTTTGACATCTATTCTCATGCTGACAGCTGTAGAGATAGCAGCTAAAATGTTGTATACATTAAACTCACCAACTAATTCTGTATTAATCCTAAAACTACCTACAGGAGCTACTACTGAAAATTTAGTTCCATTTAGCGAGAAGGCAATGTCTTTCGCATAAATATCACCTTTCTTCTTTACAGAGTATTTTATCTGCTTACATCTTGTTAATTTTGATATCTCAAATCCCCATTTATCATCATAGTTTATAATTGCAAATTTAGCACTTATATTATTTTCACCTGTAAATAGTTTCTTCTTTGCTTCAAAATAGTTTCTTATATCACGATGATAATCCAAGTGTTCATGACTTAGATTGGTAAAAACAACTCCATAAAAGTTAAAAAAATCAACTCTGTGTAGGTCTAAAGCATGTGAAGAAACTTCCATAACACAATTTTTTACACCCTTATTTATCATCTTTCTTAAAATAATGCATAAATCAGAGGATTCTGGTGTAGTTCTTTCTCCAACAATCCTGTCTTCTCCAATCCTATATTCAATTGTTCCTATTAGACCAGTTTTGCTGCCAGATTGATTCAGAATTGATTCAATTAAAAATGTCGTTGTTGTCTTTCCATTTGTACCTGTAACTCCTATCAATTTAATATCTGATGATGGATTTTTATAAAATATATTTGTAAATTGTGCTAAAGCAACTCTTGAATTTTTCACAAGAATTTGGGGGTGTTTCTTAATATCTTCCTGCCATTTTTCTACTACAAAGGCTTTTGCCCCCCTCTTTAAAGCTTCATTGATATATAGATGACCATCAGTTTTTATCCCTTTTATAGATACAAACAGGTTACCTTTTAAGACTTTTCTGGAATCATATGAAATTCCACTTATTAAGATATCTAAATTACCACTGGTTTTAATATTTTTTATTTCTTTTATCAGTTCTTTTAATAACATTCTTTTAAATCAATTTTAAAATTCAAAAGTAAAATTCTTGATACCAGGACCTCTTCAAAATGATATTTAAAAATATTTTATCATTTTAACCCATTTAGACTAAAAAACAAAAATAATGGCTTCAAGATTTACTTAAAATTTTAGCACAAAATTTATTGTTCAATATCGGTAGTTAAAGGGGGAATTCGAAGATATTCCAGGGTAAAACTCATTACATCTTTAAATATAGGTGCTGCAACAGTACTACCCCACACATGTCCATTTGCAGTAGAGGGCTCATCTATCATAACAATACAAGCTAAAGCTGGATCATCCCCTGGAGCAAATCCCATAAAGGAGGTTATACTTATATCACTATGATATCCTCTTCCACCCTCTATAGGCTTTTGAGCAGTACCTGTTTTTCCACCAACTTTATAACCTTCAATTTTAGCATTCTTCCCGGTTCCCTCCTCCACGACTCTTATCAACATAGATTTTATAGCCTCAGCAGTTTCAGAAGAAATTACTCTTTTTTCAGCAATCTCTGG containing:
- a CDS encoding UDP-N-acetylmuramoyl-tripeptide--D-alanyl-D-alanine ligase, encoding MELSLKELTKVIKGKIISGNPKSIIKSISIDSRTLNKGDFFIPLLGEKCDGHQFINEALSKGAIGFLTSMDENRLNFKREIYLNKIIILVENTQEALEEMAKYVRKISRYEVVAITGSIGKTVTKEIIRSVLKQKFKVGCAPENYNNEIGVPLTILSYNDDIKILILELAMRGLNQIARLAKICKPKIGVMTLINNTHIELLGSVENIVKAKSELIKAIPKDGVTILCRDDKWYTLFSSISNSEVVNYGLSNDSQVSAKDITLDEMAKPRFKLCFKDREVDISLPITGDQYVLNSLAAAAVGISYEMDLNQIKKGLESVKPFKMRMQIEEGKKNILLINDSYNANPTSMKAAIKILSYLKQKRKRRSVAILGDMLELGKFSEISHMNIGKFIVRQNVDLLLTRGENAKIISQTALSNGMSKDQVHQFSSNDEIKENILNLIKPKDIVLVKASRAMAFDEIADFLTVHN
- a CDS encoding UDP-N-acetylmuramoyl-L-alanyl-D-glutamate--2,6-diaminopimelate ligase, yielding MLLKELIKEIKNIKTSGNLDILISGISYDSRKVLKGNLFVSIKGIKTDGHLYINEALKRGAKAFVVEKWQEDIKKHPQILVKNSRVALAQFTNIFYKNPSSDIKLIGVTGTNGKTTTTFLIESILNQSGSKTGLIGTIEYRIGEDRIVGERTTPESSDLCIILRKMINKGVKNCVMEVSSHALDLHRVDFFNFYGVVFTNLSHEHLDYHRDIRNYFEAKKKLFTGENNISAKFAIINYDDKWGFEISKLTRCKQIKYSVKKKGDIYAKDIAFSLNGTKFSVVAPVGSFRINTELVGEFNVYNILAAISTAVSMRIDVKDIKKGIELIKNIPGRFEKIDEGQPFSVIVDYAHTPAGIKSIIKTVRKLSKGKIISLFGCGGDRDKAKRPIMGEISGRLSDFVIITSDNPRSEKEEVISSEIKKGILKTKAKHSYLIELDRKKAIEIALKKANMGDTVLILGKGHENYQQFSNYSIEFDDREISREMLREMKSEWN